A window from Plasmodium relictum strain SGS1 genome assembly, chromosome: 7 encodes these proteins:
- the SF3A3 gene encoding splicing factor 3A subunit 3, putative translates to MSQFLIEQIRYLHEEIELIEKAIAELIEEKVKNSKKNILYDYSINYLVEKIQKKSKILLQFYNDEDNLKKEEMQFIAGKTSDEKNDVWKNYYERIKYIRDYHKKTNIKKIEVKNYKSYKNEALKNNNLKEMFSPLEKKGKCVDMNKFYNDFINIKRIKEFRLSMFKKKEMARLKKKNSNEKNTPAKISEFKEMDIVTYLHNFTRFYYIPRYCKYNNEEYKNYLESLLNYLMTFFAKINVLVDCEKTFKQYEKSFNEKFENKEVKGWEKYTYDLDFYCNINNKLYASEGTYKCYLKSKKYDDDLKKYLKNKYTLEQEQEIKKKIEKEDRDMAKCEYLIELYKNLLNKLFQKTIQNIQRKQAFSIDELQKRKKAEKKNDYILSISDNIKNDDNDISQALNLSSMSSSNDDTSEFSEIGSNDEEENEEDKPVYNPLNLPLGYDNKPIPYWLYKLHGLSKEYKCEICGNYSYFGRAMFEKHFYEWRHSFGMKCLKIPNTLHFKEITKIEDALNLYEKLKKQTQLNIFKPDQEIECEDSKGNVMNIKAYDDLKRQGLL, encoded by the coding sequence atGTCACAGTTTTTAATAGAACAAATAAGGTACTTACATGAAGAAATtgaattaatagaaaaagcCATAGCAGAATTAATTgaagaaaaagtaaaaaatagtaagaaaaatattttatatgattactctataaattatttagttgaaaaaattcagaaaaaatcaaaaatacttttacaattttataatgatgaagataatttgaaaaaagaGGAAATGCAATTCATTGCAGGTAAAACAAgcgatgaaaaaaatgatgtaTGGAAAAATTACTAtgaaagaattaaatatataagagattatcataaaaaaactaatattaaaaagatagaagtgaaaaattataaatcatataaaaatgaagctttaaaaaataataatttaaaagaaatgtttTCTCCTTTGGAAAAAAAAGGGAAATGTGTTGATATGaacaaattttataatgattttataaatataaaaagaattaaagaGTTTCGATTAAGTatgttcaaaaaaaaagaaatggctagattaaaaaaaaaaaattcaaatgaaaaaaatacacCAGCTAAAATAAGTGAATTTAAGGAAATGGATATAGTTACATATTTGCACAATTTCACAAGATTTTATTACATACCTAGGTattgtaaatataataatgaagaatataaaaattatttagaaagcctcttaaattatttaatgactttttttgcaaaaataaatgtaCTAGTAGACTGTGAGAAGACTTTTAAACAATATGAAAAGAGTTTCAATGAAAAATTCGAAAATAAAGAAGTGAAAGGTTGGGAAAAATACACATATGATTTAGATTTTTAttgtaatataaataacaaGTTATATGCTTCAGAAGGAACATATAaatgttatttaaaaagtaaaaaatatgatgatgatttaaaaaaatacttaaagaataaatatacaCTGGAACAGGaacaagaaataaaaaaaaaaatagaaaaggaAGATAGAGATATGGCTAAATGCGAGTATTTAattgaattatataaaaacttaCTAAATAAGCTTTTCCAAAAAACAATACAAAACATACAAAGGAAGCAAGCCTTTAGTATAGATGAActacaaaaaagaaaaaaagcaGAGAAAAAAAACGACTATATATTAAGTATAAgtgataatattaaaaatgatgaCAATGATATTAGTCAAGCACTTAATTTATCTTCTATGTCATCATCAAATGACGATACTTCTGAATTTTCAGAAATAGGTAGTaatgatgaagaagaaaatgaagaagacaAACCAGTATATAACCCTTTAAACTTACCACTAGGGTATGATAATAAGCCAATACCTTATTGGTTATATAAATTACATGGATTATCAAAAGAGTACAAATGCGAAATATGTGgtaattattcttattttggAAGAGCTATGTTtgaaaaacatttttatgaaTGGAGACATTCATTCGGAATGAAATGCTTAAAGATACCAAATACGTTgcattttaaagaaattacaaaaattgaAGATgcattaaatttatatgaaaagttaaaaaaacaaacacaactgaatatttttaaaccAGATCAAGAAATAGAATGTGAAGATTCTAAAGGTAATgttatgaatataaaagCTTACGATGATTTAAAAAGACAAGGATTACTCTga
- the TRF1 gene encoding telomeric repeat binding factor 1, putative, with amino-acid sequence MEKHTDIQLLKIKSSISLDENSSPVPIDTKEIKKKSQKKKEKKIKYKSRVKWTQQEIKLLIDGINNYGLSNWSKIIHSYSFPEYRFFYLKKKEKRNYV; translated from the exons ATGG AGAAACACACAGATATACaactattaaaaataaagagttCTATTTCTCTAG atgaAAATAGTTCTCCAGTCCCAATAGATAcaaaggaaataaaaaaaaaatcccaaaaaaaaaaagaaaaaaag atTAAATATAAATCCCGAGTTAAATGGACACAACAAGAAATAAAACTATTGATAGATGGAATAaat AATTATGGATTATCTAACTGGTCAAAAATTATACATTCGTATAGTTTCCCAGAATATaggtttttttatttaaaaaaaaaagaaaaaagaaattatgtTTAG
- a CDS encoding alpha-tubulin N-acetyltransferase, putative, protein MNYILNISNEELKKLDIRKYTKNELLYLRDYNSISFQKLEKEIEEIGLLSSRDQRLYSSLTSISNIINQNYTLYCLIMENNIIGILKIGEKNLYLYDKKNLHYQKCTCVLDFYILKNFQKRGLGIKLFNFMLKDNNITPSKLCYDNPSNKLLNFLKKYFSPCDLIKQPNNFVIFSEYFDDNFGYFSRNYANIGNKNEKIMKCA, encoded by the exons ATGAATTATATTCTTAACATTTCTAATGaggaattaaaaaaactagatattagaaaatatacaaaaaatgaattattatatttaagaGATTATAATTCCATTTctt TTCAAAAACTGGAAAAAGAAATTGAAGAAATAGGTCTCCTGTCCAGTAGa GATCAAAGATTGTATTCTTCTTTAACTTCTATTAGCaatataataaatcaaaattatacattatat tgtttaataatggaaaataatataattggcatattaaaa ATAGGTGAAAAAAATCTGTACTTATATGATAAGAAAAATTTGCATTATCAAAAATGCACATGTGTATTAG AtttctatatattaaaaaattttcaaaaaaggGGTCTTGGAATA AAACTTTTTAACTTTATGTTAAAAGACAATAATATTACACCATCGAAGTTATG cTACGATAATCCATCTAACAAACTTCtgaattttctaaaaaaatatttttcaccttgtgatttaattaaacag cCCAATAATTTTGTCATTTTTTCTGAGTACTTTGATGAt aacTTTGGATATTTTAGTAGAAATTACGCAAATAtaggaaataaaaatgaaaaaattatgaaatgtGCATAA
- a CDS encoding rRNA processing and telomere maintaining methyltransferase, putative, producing the protein MGNNMKMKLKNKQNNYLLKKKEDKNNLSNNIPKKSKKKIYKMLKKKKKILKEHKIDNKNSFIHNKNSKNKKVINNNLSNENTKNDLLIKDKSKKKKSVINFLNNENKSKEIKNIINKKKNLINKKSIKNNEIAKSNKIKREHTNKNVSNINVLNKDSVNKIFYKIKKCEDECNNVCIEKNKQKYRKKRKIEKNPEDIVNSSLFRYINEYMYTNKSVVVEKKLNETKNIFNIYHLGYKNQKNKWPNNPVNVIINYIRKNFTKHNKIGDLGCGEAEIAKTLNDWSIDSFDLIKFNQYVIPCNITQLGKPNDSYDCIILSLSLMNTDWPKIIFESVRCLKKKGVLIIAEVVSRFKNYKAFIKFMNNVGFKLSKKINLDDFFYVFFFENNKKDNITYTINEKRVRKVSELLAPCIYKRR; encoded by the exons atgggAAATAATATGaagatgaaattaaaaaataagcaaaataattatttattaaaaaaaaaggaagataaaaacaatttaaGTAATAATATACCAAAAAAgagtaaaaagaaaatatataaaatgttaaagaaaaaaaagaaaattttaaaggaACATAAAATTGACAATAAGAATTCTTttatacataataaaaattcgaaaaataagaaagtaataaataataacttAAGCAATGAAAACACCAAGAATGATCTATTGATAAAagataaatcaaaaaaaaaaaagtctgttataaattttttaaataatgaaaacaaatcaaaagaaattaaaaacattatcaataaaaaaaaaaacctaataaataaaaaatcgataaaaaataatgaaattgcTAAgagtaataaaattaaaagggagcacacaaataaaaatgtttcaaatataaatgttttaaataaagatagtgtaaataaaattttttataagattAAAAAATGTGAGGATGAATGTAACAATGTTtgtatagaaaaaaataaacaaaaatatagaaaaaaaagaaaaattgaaaaaaaccCTGAAGATATAGttaattcttcattatttagaTATATTAATGAATATATGTATACAAATAAAAGTGTAGtggtagaaaaaaaattaaacgaaacaaaaaatatttttaatatatatcatttaggatataaaaatcaaaaaaacaAATGGCCAAACAACCCTGTAAatgttataataaattatataagaaaaaatttcacaaaacataataaaataggGGATTTAGGTTGTGGTGAAGCAGAAATAGCTAAAACTTTAAATGATTGGTCAATAGATTCTTTTGATTTAATTAAGTTTAATCAATATGTTATTCCTTGTAATATAACGCAATTGGGAAAGCCAAATGATTCTTATGATTGTATCATTTTATCACTAAGTCTTATGAACACAGATTGGCCAAAAATTATCTTTGAATCTGTTCGATGTTTAAAGAAAAa ggGAGTATTAATAATAGCAGAAGTTGTAAGTAgatttaaaaattacaaaGCATTTATCAAATTTATGAATAATGTTGGATTTAAGTTATCAAAAAAA ATTAATTTAGACgactttttttatgtatttttttttgaaaataataaaaaagataatattaCGTATacaataaatgaaaaaagagtTAGAAAAGTATCTGAATTATTAGCACCATGCAtttataaaagaagataG
- a CDS encoding proline--tRNA ligase, putative has product MLFKVFILINLLSYVISLKLIKIKKTKFFLNNVLRKTNNEYVLYNNQSYFGSKYLFNRIFNDSIKQKGDKASELLQRANYVKDINGLFNILPLGFRVINKIINFINKHLEKINSHCLSLSILQTKKLWNLSDRSKLYSDEFLYVYRKKQGKADKNFEETTRKKIEDDGTILSPTCEESSLALINKIFNENITLKSLPILIHQYNYKFRNEKRLEKSLFKSKEFLMKDGYSFHSNEKCLNEIYELYKECYKNIFEELNLTFNIIKKRKRDKMNALNSHEFQVLCRDGKFKEAGHIFKLGDYYSQKLDIKYLNKKNEKNNIHMGSYGIGIYRLLYFLIDHFYDDDGIKLPKQVAPFTIYLIQINRKSRFSSKKIDGILAKFRNTDFKDEINDKEECVKDNEENDIQENEKKNDETSSKIPYNSLNSNDIEYILTLWLYNSFKNNNVDTYFDDTDLHLSRKLKHCDLIGVTNRIIINLNNLEKKIELPIDFYNYIDNTKNILLNKLYFIFKNVKVEYKNRFSNQTKMMTIHELFKYFKLI; this is encoded by the coding sequence atgttatttaaagtttttattttaataaatttattaagttaTGTTATTTCACTGAAAttgattaaaataaaaaaaacaaaatttttccTAAATAATGTTTTGAGGAAAACAAATAATGAATATGTATTATACAATAATCAATCTTACTTTGGttctaaatatttatttaatagaaTTTTTAATGATAGCATAAAGCAAAAAGGAGATAAAGCAAGTGAACTATTACAACGAGCTAATTATGTAAAGGATATTAATGggttatttaatatattaccATTAGGTTTTAgagtaattaataaaataataaattttataaataaacatttagaaaaaataaattctcATTGTTTAAGCTTAAGTATTCTTCAAACAAAAAAGTTGTGGAACTTATCTGATAGATCAAAATTATATAGTGatgaatttttatatgtttatagaaaaaaacaaGGAAAAGCTGATAAGAATTTTGAAGAAActacaagaaaaaaaattgaagatgATGGAACAATTTTGAGTCCAACCTGTGAAGAATCTTCTTTAgctttaattaataaaatttttaatgaaaacatAACTTTAAAAAGTTTACCAATTTTGATCCACCAATATAACTACAAGTTtcgaaatgaaaaaagattAGAAAAGAGTTTGTTTAAGagtaaagaatttttaatgaaagaCGGATATTCATTTCACAGTAATGAAAAATGTTTGAATGAAATTTACGAACTATATAAAGAGtgctataaaaatatatttgaagaattaaatttaacttttaatattataaaaaaaagaaaaagagacAAAATGAATGCTTTAAATAGTCACGAATTTCAAGTTTTATGTAGAGATGGAAAGTTTAAAGAAGCTGGCCATATTTTCAAATTAGGAGATTACTATTCACAAAAGTTAgacataaaatatttaaacaaaaagaatgaaaaaaataatatccATATGGGTTCTTATGGAATAGGAATTTACAGacttctatattttttaatcgATCACTTTTATGATGACGATGGAATAAAATTGCCTAAACAAGTAGCACCCTTtacaatttatttaattcagaTAAATAGGAAAAGTAGATtttcatcaaaaaaaattgatggCATTTTAGCAAAATTTAGAAACACTGATTTTAAAGATGAGATAAATGATAAAGAAGAATGTGTAAaagataatgaagaaaatgatatacaggaaaatgagaaaaaaaatgatgaaacaTCAAGCAAAATACCttataattctttaaatagtaatgatattgaatatatattaacgTTGTGGCTATATAactcatttaaaaataataacgtAGATACATATTTTGATGATACTGATTTACATTTATCAAGAAAACTAAAACATTGTGATTTAATAGGAGTAACAAAtagaattataataaatttaaataatttagaaaaaaaaattgaattacCTATAGATTTTTACAACTATATAGAtaatactaaaaatatactgttaaataaattatattttatatttaaaaatgttaaggttgaatataaaaatcgTTTTTCAAATCAGACAAAAATGATGACGATTCATGaactatttaaatattttaaacttatttaa
- a CDS encoding protein phosphatase-beta, putative, whose translation MKNYELPEDDFVFNNIINSKNSLKCLNKNIESNNTLSEIIKIDKNEIMKNDNKNVQDDEQLEQKYKISNDNQNILNCQKLNNEENCKLQDNLSVKELSDEEVNSENEYNKKIKNRNSSLNNEKLKEYNANYNDKNSKEKYKKNNIDNGQIHDNISYNMNLNSSKILYNVDEWICKLFKCELLNIEEIKLMCELLIDILKDEENCVKVDVPVTVAGDIHGQFYDLLEIFHIGGLPPDVNYLFLGDYVDRGYYSCECFCLVACFKIKYPKRVTILRGNHESRQITKVYGFYDECIRKYNNNYNAWKYLTDAFDYLPLTAIINNEIFCDHGGISPYLHTIDEINELDRFKEIPQDGAICDLLWSDPAGPEDEIIEGWKPSPRGAGVLFSEEKTNTFLRMNNLCCICRAHQLVQDGFQWMHNDKVVTVFSAPNYCYRCGNSASLMLVDEFMEKDFVTFNTAPLRANAQALRKNVEYML comes from the exons atgaaaaattatgaacTACCAGAAGAtgattttgtttttaataacataattaattcaaaaaatagcTTAAAAtgcttaaataaaaatatagaaagtAATAATACACTTtcagaaataataaaaattgataaaaatgaaataatgaaaaatgacAATAAAAATGTACAAGATGATGAACAATTGGAacagaaatataaaatatcaaatgataatcaaaatattttaaattgcCAAAAActtaataatgaagaaaattgtAAATTACAAGATAATTTATCTGTTAAAGAATTAAGCGATGAAGAGGTAAATTCAGAAAATgagtataataaaaagataaaaaatagaaatagttctttaaataatgaaaaattaaaggaATATAATGCaaattataatgataaaaattctaaagaaaaatataaaaaaaataacatagaTAATGGTCAAATTCATGATAATATAAGTTATAATATGAATTTGAATTCATCAAAGATTTTGTATAATGTTGATGAATGGATTTGTAAGTTATTTAAATGTGAATTATTGAAtattgaagaaataaaattaatgtgTGAACTTTTAATAGATATATTGaaagatgaagaaaattGTGTTAAAGTAGATGTTCCTGTAACTGTTGCAGGAGATATTCATGGACAATTTTACGATCTTCTAGAGATATTTCATATtg gTGGTTTGCCACCGGAcgttaattatttatttttaggaGATTATGTTGATAGGGGATATTATTCCTGTGAATGCTTTTGTTTAGTGGCttgttttaaaataaaatatcccAAAAGAGTAACAATTTTAAGAGGGAATCATGAGAGTAGACAAATAACAAAAGTATATGGATTTTATGATGAATgtataagaaaatataataataattataatgcaTGGAAATATTTAACTGATGCATTTGATTATCTACCTTTAACAgcaattataaataatgaaatattttgtGATCATGGGGGTATATCACCATATTTACATACTATtgatgaaataaatgaattagaTAGATTTAAAGAAATCCCACAAGATGGTGCTATTTGTGATCTATTATGGAGTGATCCAGCTGGCCCCGAAGATGAAATAATAGAGGGATGGAAACCATCCCCAAGGGGAGCAGGTGTGTTATTTAGTGAAGAAAAAACTAATACATTTTTACGGATGAATAATTTATGTTGTATTTGTAGAGCACATCAATTAGTGCAAGATGGTTTTCAATGGATGCATAACGATAAAGTTGTTACTGTTTTTAGTGCACCCAATTACTGCTATCGTTGCGGAAATTCTGCATCGTTAATGCTTGTAGATGAGTTCATGGAAAAGGATTTTGTAACATTTAATACAGCACCTTTAAGAGCTAATGCACAGGCTTTGAGAAAAAATGTAGAATATATGctgtaa
- the TLP2 gene encoding thioredoxin-like protein 2, putative produces the protein MNPFKFYNKIKYFSFGRLSRRYLYTELSNMDDYLKKVNGDKLVVAQFGASWCAPCKKMKPLIKKLGEDSENIETLYIDIDEFPGENEDINELPTFLLRKNGKYLDKIIGMNEKELTNSIEKHQKD, from the exons atgaatccttttaaattttataacaaaataaaatattttagctTTGGAAGATTATCAAGAAGATATCTGTACaca GAATTAAGTAATATGGatgattatttaaaaaaagtgaatGGAGATAAATTGGTTGTAGCTCAATTTGGTGCATCTTGGTGTGCACCttgtaaaaaaatgaaaccATTG ATTAAGAAGTTAGGAGAAGATAGTGAAAACATTGAAACTTTATACATAGACATTGATGAATTTCCTg GAGAAAACGAggatataaatgaattacCAACTTTTTTATTGagaaaaaatggaaaatattTAGATAAAATCATAG GAATGAACGAAAAGGAATTAACTAATTCAATTGAAAAACATCAAAaagattaa
- a CDS encoding zinc binding protein (Yippee), putative, whose translation MGKSFKVFLNNYVYSCLECGNHLSDPTELVSTSFRGRTGPAWLFSKVINVCEGQYEDRMMTTGQHTIVDIYCNNCRNNVGWKYEDSSEESQKYKKGKYILEKALLSFLVIDHHGKEHEFELKSSDCDF comes from the exons atggGTAAATCATTTAAGGTTTTTCTCAATAATTACGTGTATAG CTGCTTAGAATGCGGTAATCATTTATCTGATCCTACCGAATTAGTTTCTACTTCATTTAGAGGTAGGACAGGACCCGCTTGGCTATTTTCCAAAGTTATAAATGTTTGTGAGGGGCAATATGAAGATAGAATGATGACAACAGGTCAACATACAATCGTTGATATTTATTGCAATAATTGCAGAAATAATGTTGGATGGAAATATGAAGATTCCTCAGAAGAAtcacaaaaatataaaaaagggaaatatattttagaaaaggcattactttcttttttagtTATTGATCACCACGGAAAAGAACACGAATTTGAGCTTAAATCATCTGATTGCGATTTCTGA
- the HDAC1 gene encoding histone deacetylase 1, putative gives MSNRKKVAYFHDPDIGSYYYGAGHPMKPQRIRMTHSLIVSYNLYKYMEVYRPHKSDVHEMTLFHDYEYVDFLSSITLENYREFTYQLKRFNVGEATDCPVFDGLFQFQQSCAGASIDGASKLNHHCADICINWSGGLHHAKMSEASGFCYINDIVLGILELLKYHARVMYIDIDVHHGDGVEEAFYVTHRVMTVSFHKFGDYFPGTGDITDIGVHHGKYYSVNVPLNDGITDEAFVDLFKVVIDKCVQTYKPGAIIIQCGADSLTGDRLGRFNLTIKGHAKCVEHVRSYNLPLLVLGGGGYTIRNVARCWTYETGVVLNKHHEMPDQISLNDYYDYYAPDFQLHLQPSNMPNYNSPEHLNRIKMKITENLRNIEHAPGVQFSYVPPDFFDSEVDDESDKNQCELNDDSGGGRAAGTRPKEHSTSHHLRRKNYEDDFFDLSDRDQKMIL, from the coding sequence atgtctaatagaaaaaaagtaGCATATTTTCATGACCCTGATATAGGGAGTTATTATTACGGAGCAGGGCATCCTATGAAGCCTCAAAGAATTCGAATGACGCATTCTTTAATTGTATcgtataatttatataaatatatggaaGTTTATAGACCCCATAAAAGTGACGTTCATGAAATGACTTTGTTTCATGATTATGAGTATGTTGATTTTCTATCATCAATAACTTTAGAAAATTATAGAGAATTTACTTATCAATTAAAAAGATTTAATGTTGGAGAAGCTACCGACTGTCCAGTGTTTGATGGGCTCTTTCAATTTCAACAATCGTGTGCAGGTGCATCAATTGATGGAGCTTCCAAGTTAAATCATCACTGTGCTGATATTTGTATTAACTGGTCAGGTGGTTTACATCATGCAAAAATGTCAGAAGCAAGTGGTTTTTGCTATATTAATGATATTGTTTTAGGAATATTGGAATTACTAAAATATCATGCACGTGTTATGTACATTGATATTGATGTTCATCATGGAGATGGAGTTGAAGAAGCATTTTATGTAACACATAGAGTTATGACTGTTTCATTTCACAAATTCGGGGATTATTTTCCAGGGACAGGTGATATAACAGATATCGGTGTTCATCATGGAAAATATTATAGCGTTAATGTACCATTAAATGATGGTATAACAGATGAGGCATTTGTTGATTTATTCAAAGTAGTTATTGATAAATGTGTGCAAACTTATAAGCCAGGAGCTATCATAATCCAATGTGGTGCTGACAGTTTAACTGGGGATAGGTTAGGTAGATTTAATTTAACAATTAAAGGTCATGCAAAATGTGTTGAACATGTGAGATCATATAATTTGCCTCTTTTAGTTTTAGGAGGAGGAGGATATACAATACGAAATGTAGCAAGGTGTTGGACATACGAGACAGGAGTTGTCTTAAATAAACATCATGAAATGCCTGATCAAATCAGCTTAAATGATTATTATGACTATTATGCACCTGACTTTCAATTGCATTTGCAACCTTCTAATATGCCAAATTATAATTCACCAGAACATTTAAATagaattaaaatgaaaataacagAAAATTTAAGGAATATTGAACATGCTCCAGGTGTGCAATTTTCATATGTACCACCTGATTTTTTTGATTCTGAAGTGGATGATGAAAGTGATAAAAATCAATGCGAACTTAATGACGATAGTGGTGGAGGAAGAGCTGCAGGAACTAGACCAAAGGAACATTCAACATCTCATCAtttaagaagaaaaaattatgaagatGATTTTTTTGATCTTTCAGATAGAGATCAGAAAATGATTTTATAA